Proteins encoded in a region of the Halioglobus maricola genome:
- the wrbA gene encoding NAD(P)H:quinone oxidoreductase — MSQPFILVLYYSRQGATAEMAQQVARGIEKVSGISARLRTVPAISANTEQTEDDIPESGPLYCEQEDLRDCAGLVLGSPTRFGNMAAPLKYFVDQTSSLWLSGAMIDKPAAVFTSTSSMHGGQESTLLSMMLPLLHHGMVIAGLPYSESGLMSATSGGTPYGASHWAGPQNNLALDDNEAALCRALGSRVARLAVGEKV; from the coding sequence ATGTCACAGCCATTTATTCTGGTGCTCTACTATTCCCGTCAGGGCGCCACTGCCGAGATGGCGCAGCAAGTCGCGCGTGGAATTGAAAAAGTGAGCGGCATCAGTGCTCGCTTGCGGACGGTGCCGGCGATCTCAGCCAATACCGAACAGACGGAAGATGATATTCCTGAATCGGGGCCATTGTATTGCGAGCAGGAGGACTTGCGCGACTGCGCAGGTCTAGTGCTTGGCAGCCCCACGCGCTTTGGCAATATGGCCGCGCCGCTCAAGTACTTTGTCGACCAGACGTCCAGCCTGTGGTTGTCCGGTGCCATGATCGACAAGCCTGCAGCGGTGTTCACATCTACCTCGAGTATGCACGGTGGTCAGGAATCGACATTGCTCAGCATGATGTTGCCTCTCCTTCACCACGGTATGGTTATCGCGGGTTTACCCTACAGCGAAAGTGGGCTTATGAGCGCCACGTCTGGCGGTACACCATACGGAGCCTCACACTGGGCGGGGCCGCAAAATAATCTTGCTCTGGATGACAATGAGGCCGCTCTTTGCCGGGCCCTGGGTTCGCGGGTGGCACGACTGGCAGTAGGAGAGAAAGTATGA
- a CDS encoding DUF2069 domain-containing protein, producing the protein MKTKADYARVIVWVSLVVLFMVQVAEVWNSAAPWIVWIAFLVPLLIFVPGMRQDNLRSYIWLCFVLLLYFMRLVVALFADPSNPVAIVGMVAVVTLFVTAMMYVRWRAGELKGAAAKASGHGD; encoded by the coding sequence ATGAAGACAAAGGCCGACTACGCGCGGGTGATCGTCTGGGTGAGCCTCGTCGTACTATTTATGGTGCAGGTGGCTGAAGTCTGGAACAGTGCGGCGCCATGGATTGTGTGGATCGCTTTTCTCGTGCCGCTGCTGATTTTTGTGCCGGGTATGCGCCAGGATAACCTGCGCAGCTATATCTGGCTCTGTTTTGTCCTGTTGCTCTATTTTATGCGTCTGGTCGTTGCGTTGTTTGCAGACCCTTCGAATCCAGTGGCCATCGTGGGTATGGTCGCGGTAGTCACGCTGTTTGTGACGGCTATGATGTATGTGCGCTGGCGCGCGGGAGAGCTTAAAGGTGCCGCTGCCAAAGCATCGGGTCACGGAGATTAA